A single Ignavibacteriales bacterium DNA region contains:
- a CDS encoding polysaccharide biosynthesis protein has translation MPFRKFYAFTKDLRNRHFVYIDLIFLLITPLIAYVLRFDGEFPQHSNALTGILYATLIFTAVKMLVFYLLGLYRRFWKTASIDELAILLFIGLNASIAQFIVFLAIRKIPGLHMESLPYSFSLLDSILSGFFVATTRFSVRLFERANQRLGKNDSHKIPTIVIGAGLGGTAIVEEMQRNNKLNMNPLAFLDDDPAKHNTRIRGVEVFGSISKLEEAVHHTNATRVIIAMPSASGKEIRSILHDCERIGIETLTLPGLDEMLNQNVRLDNIRKVQIEDLLRRDPVVIDADAVKTFLSGKTVLITGGGGSIGSELCRQILKARPSKIIILGHGENSVFEIEQELYFRLNKMNGGQPRPLILSRIVDIRNFNRVEHVFSESRPDAVYHAAAHKHVPLMEHNPAEAISNNVLGTLNLLKAAVKYEVKNFVLISTDKAVNPTSIMGASKRLAEMLVLSHAKNSGLNACAVRFGNVLGSRGSVINTFRKQLNYGGPITITHPDIKRFFMTIPEAVQLVLQASVLSSGGEIYVLDMGEPVKIVDLARDLIRLSGLREDLDVRIEFTGLRPGEKLYEELFLEEESYERTLHQKIFYAKNSSEIINPELELFVGELHSMALRGDSDSLKNLIKSFIPEYKWEEAPGISQQ, from the coding sequence ATGCCGTTTCGGAAATTTTACGCGTTTACAAAGGATCTCAGGAATCGTCATTTCGTTTATATCGATTTGATATTCCTCCTGATTACCCCCCTTATAGCGTATGTTCTCAGATTTGACGGGGAGTTTCCCCAGCATTCAAATGCGCTCACGGGGATTCTCTATGCAACACTGATTTTTACCGCGGTAAAAATGCTGGTGTTTTACCTCCTTGGGCTTTACCGCCGTTTCTGGAAGACAGCGAGTATTGATGAACTTGCCATCCTCCTTTTTATTGGTCTCAATGCCAGCATTGCCCAATTTATTGTTTTTCTGGCGATAAGGAAGATTCCGGGACTCCACATGGAATCCTTGCCCTACTCCTTCTCCCTGCTGGATTCAATCCTCTCAGGTTTTTTCGTGGCGACTACCCGCTTTAGTGTTCGCCTATTTGAGCGGGCAAACCAGCGGCTTGGGAAAAATGATTCCCACAAAATTCCCACTATAGTAATCGGTGCCGGTTTGGGGGGAACTGCGATCGTTGAAGAGATGCAGCGGAACAACAAACTCAACATGAACCCTCTTGCGTTTCTTGATGACGATCCGGCAAAACACAACACCCGTATCCGAGGTGTTGAGGTGTTCGGAAGCATCTCAAAACTTGAGGAAGCGGTGCATCATACAAATGCCACCCGAGTCATAATTGCTATGCCTTCAGCGAGTGGTAAGGAAATCCGTTCTATTCTGCACGACTGTGAGAGAATCGGAATTGAGACTCTCACCCTTCCTGGTCTGGATGAAATGCTCAATCAGAATGTCCGGCTGGATAATATCCGTAAGGTGCAGATTGAAGACCTTCTTCGCCGTGATCCGGTGGTCATTGACGCGGATGCGGTGAAAACCTTTCTTTCAGGCAAAACAGTTCTCATAACTGGTGGTGGCGGCTCCATAGGAAGTGAACTCTGCCGTCAGATTCTGAAAGCCCGTCCCTCAAAAATTATCATCCTTGGACATGGAGAAAACTCCGTTTTTGAAATTGAGCAGGAACTCTATTTCCGGCTGAATAAAATGAATGGCGGTCAGCCAAGACCTCTTATTCTCTCCCGGATTGTTGATATTCGCAATTTCAACCGGGTTGAGCATGTTTTTAGCGAATCTCGTCCCGATGCTGTTTATCATGCTGCGGCCCATAAGCATGTCCCTCTGATGGAGCATAATCCGGCCGAAGCGATCAGCAATAATGTGCTCGGAACCCTGAATCTCCTGAAAGCAGCGGTAAAGTACGAGGTAAAGAATTTCGTTCTGATCTCAACGGATAAGGCGGTTAATCCGACCAGCATCATGGGTGCCAGCAAGCGCCTTGCGGAAATGCTTGTCCTCTCGCATGCAAAAAATAGCGGACTGAATGCCTGCGCTGTCCGTTTTGGCAATGTTCTTGGTAGTAGAGGAAGTGTCATTAACACCTTCCGGAAACAGCTTAATTATGGTGGTCCGATTACCATTACCCATCCGGATATCAAGCGCTTTTTCATGACAATTCCGGAGGCAGTCCAGTTGGTGCTTCAGGCTTCGGTGCTCAGTTCGGGCGGTGAGATTTATGTTCTTGATATGGGTGAGCCGGTAAAGATTGTTGACCTTGCCCGTGATCTGATCCGTCTTTCAGGTCTCCGGGAAGATCTTGATGTAAGGATTGAATTTACCGGGCTGCGCCCTGGTGAAAAACTATATGAAGAGCTTTTCCTCGAAGAGGAAAGTTATGAGCGGACCCTTCATCAAAAGATTTTTTATGCCAAAAACTCCTCGGAAATCATAAACCCTGAACTGGAACTTTTTGTGGGTGAACTTCACTCAATGGCGCTCAGGGGAGATAGTGACAGTCTGAAAAACCTGATAAAAAGTTTTATTCCCGAATATAAATGGGAAGAAGCTCCGGGCATTAGCCAACAGTAA
- a CDS encoding aminotransferase class I/II-fold pyridoxal phosphate-dependent enzyme: MKPRIWLSSPHMGGNELKYIQNAFDTNWIAPLGPHVDGFEQDLASFSGVKYAAALSSGTAAIHLALIILGVGQGDEVICQSFTFSASANPISYQGASPVFLDSERDTWNMDPALLEEALKDGIKRGKKAKAIIFVHLYGMPAKINEIREIANRYEIPLIEDAAEALGSKYHRKHVGGFSDIGILSFNGNKLITTSGGGAFISNNEEYVKKARFLATQARDAAPHYQHSHIGFNYRMSNVCAGIGRGQMEVVADRVAQRRANFDFYVKTFDGIEGFYFLSEPEGSFSNRWLTTVIIDPAKTGGITREDIRLALEQENIESRPLWKPMHLQPVFSQAKQYANGVSESLFNDGLCLPSGSNLTSSDLSRISEVIFKRLKG; encoded by the coding sequence ATGAAACCCCGGATTTGGCTCTCCTCCCCGCATATGGGTGGGAATGAATTAAAATATATACAAAACGCTTTTGATACGAACTGGATTGCTCCGCTTGGACCTCATGTTGATGGCTTTGAGCAGGATCTTGCTTCTTTTTCTGGCGTTAAATATGCTGCCGCGCTTTCTTCAGGTACGGCTGCCATCCACCTTGCCCTGATAATCCTTGGAGTTGGTCAGGGGGATGAGGTTATATGCCAGAGTTTTACCTTTTCTGCATCTGCAAATCCAATTTCGTATCAGGGTGCTTCTCCTGTTTTCCTTGATAGTGAGCGGGATACCTGGAACATGGATCCAGCCCTTCTTGAAGAAGCGCTTAAGGACGGCATTAAAAGAGGGAAAAAAGCAAAGGCGATTATTTTTGTGCATCTCTACGGAATGCCCGCAAAAATTAATGAGATCAGGGAAATTGCTAATAGGTATGAAATTCCTCTTATTGAGGATGCAGCTGAAGCTCTAGGTTCAAAATATCACAGAAAGCATGTTGGCGGTTTTAGTGATATTGGAATTCTCTCTTTTAACGGTAATAAACTTATCACAACTTCTGGCGGCGGTGCGTTTATTTCAAATAATGAGGAATATGTAAAAAAAGCCCGGTTCCTTGCAACCCAGGCACGTGATGCTGCTCCCCATTATCAGCATTCTCACATTGGTTTTAATTACAGGATGAGCAATGTCTGCGCCGGTATTGGCAGGGGACAGATGGAAGTGGTGGCAGATCGTGTTGCACAGCGCAGAGCAAATTTTGATTTTTATGTAAAAACTTTTGATGGTATTGAGGGATTTTACTTTTTATCCGAACCTGAAGGCAGTTTTTCAAATCGCTGGCTCACAACGGTAATTATCGATCCTGCAAAAACCGGTGGAATTACCAGGGAAGATATCCGTCTTGCACTCGAGCAGGAAAACATTGAATCCCGTCCGTTATGGAAACCAATGCATCTGCAGCCGGTCTTCAGCCAGGCAAAGCAGTATGCAAACGGAGTTTCAGAATCTTTGTTTAATGACGGACTTTGCCTCCCTTCCGGCTCAAATCTAACCAGCTCCGACCTCTCCCGAATCTCAGAAGTAATCTTCAAAAGACTCAAAGGCTAA
- a CDS encoding YdcF family protein translates to MILGSGFTNDPNLSPTTKLSNSVLARMAEGVGLYNKLDSAYFITSGASVNSSISQAQAVAEAAISLGVLPKDTLHLSDTFITEDEARSCRSRLDELTKRFPEQNIDIYLVTSAIHMPRAVYWFSKYGIPVTPVPCDFLVKEDPQFPKSGLIPSWRKMDILNSVIYESMGMFYARYLSD, encoded by the coding sequence ATGATATTGGGTTCTGGATTTACTAATGATCCCAACTTATCCCCCACAACAAAGTTAAGCAATAGTGTCCTCGCCCGCATGGCGGAAGGAGTTGGTTTATATAATAAACTTGATTCCGCATATTTTATTACTTCCGGTGCTTCTGTGAATAGCAGTATCTCTCAGGCTCAGGCGGTTGCTGAAGCTGCAATTTCTCTTGGTGTTTTGCCCAAAGATACTTTGCATCTTTCGGATACATTTATTACAGAGGATGAAGCTCGGTCATGCAGGAGTCGATTGGATGAATTAACGAAACGATTTCCTGAGCAAAATATTGATATCTATTTAGTGACTAGTGCCATACATATGCCCCGCGCGGTCTATTGGTTTAGTAAGTATGGCATACCTGTGACACCTGTTCCTTGTGATTTTCTTGTGAAGGAGGACCCTCAGTTCCCGAAGTCAGGTCTGATTCCTTCATGGCGAAAAATGGATATATTGAATAGTGTAATTTATGAATCAATGGGTATGTTTTATGCCCGCTACTTATCTGATTGA
- a CDS encoding acyltransferase, with amino-acid sequence MSDFLFIGKDAVVFPLAKIVFPETVFIDDHAVVSDFCFILGKKFVKIGKYSHLAPYAMITGGGEVYIQDFVDISYAVKIISGTDDIFGDSLFTPSVPANLRKVKRSTVEINNFAFIGANSLIYPGVKIGEGAIVNPGTIVRKNLDSWTVYDGQECLPVGKRKYREEIIRKAEQLVELRKK; translated from the coding sequence ATGAGCGATTTTTTATTTATTGGAAAGGATGCTGTAGTATTTCCTTTGGCAAAGATTGTTTTTCCTGAGACAGTATTCATAGATGACCATGCTGTTGTAAGTGATTTTTGTTTTATCCTTGGCAAAAAGTTTGTTAAAATCGGTAAGTATTCGCATCTGGCACCTTATGCAATGATAACCGGTGGTGGAGAGGTGTATATTCAGGATTTCGTAGACATTTCTTATGCGGTAAAAATCATTAGTGGGACTGATGATATATTTGGCGATTCCTTGTTTACTCCCTCAGTTCCCGCGAATCTACGAAAGGTGAAAAGATCGACAGTTGAAATCAATAATTTTGCATTTATAGGTGCCAATTCTCTCATTTATCCCGGTGTCAAAATTGGCGAAGGAGCAATAGTAAATCCAGGGACTATTGTCAGGAAAAATCTTGATTCTTGGACAGTTTATGATGGTCAGGAGTGCCTTCCTGTAGGTAAACGTAAGTACAGGGAGGAAATTATTCGTAAAGCCGAGCAGCTTGTTGAACTGCGAAAGAAATAA
- a CDS encoding MBL fold metallo-hydrolase: MPAEYKVEQIRNRSFTSNCYLITNDTLRRACLIDIGDFECVAAKLSYNFEISDLFLTHYHYDHIWGINELVDKYPNCRIITNEHGLEGLRSAKINLSFYHESPVYYNRGNVSLVDHNSEVSIFNNCSVKVHYTPGHNPSCLTYKLDSYIFTGDAYIPGIKVVTKLKGGDNRIISDSLQIIRNLVSEESYICPGHGDIIRGENALNDPVLVQKTGIKNLLKA, translated from the coding sequence ATGCCTGCAGAATACAAAGTTGAACAAATCAGGAACAGAAGTTTTACTTCAAATTGTTATCTGATCACAAATGATACACTGCGAAGAGCATGTCTGATCGATATTGGGGATTTTGAGTGTGTTGCTGCAAAGTTGAGTTATAACTTCGAAATTTCTGATTTATTCCTCACTCATTATCATTATGATCACATTTGGGGGATAAACGAATTAGTTGATAAGTACCCGAATTGCAGGATAATCACCAATGAACATGGCTTGGAAGGCCTTCGATCCGCAAAGATCAACCTATCCTTCTATCATGAATCTCCGGTTTACTATAATCGGGGGAATGTTTCTCTGGTTGATCATAATTCTGAGGTGAGTATTTTCAATAATTGCTCTGTAAAAGTTCATTATACTCCTGGTCATAACCCAAGTTGCCTTACATATAAATTAGACTCTTATATCTTTACAGGCGATGCCTATATCCCCGGGATAAAAGTTGTGACAAAACTAAAGGGAGGGGATAATAGGATAATTAGTGATAGTTTGCAAATAATCAGAAATTTGGTGAGTGAAGAAAGCTATATTTGCCCGGGGCATGGTGATATAATTAGAGGGGAGAACGCTCTCAATGATCCTGTGCTAGTTCAAAAAACAGGGATTAAAAATTTGCTGAAAGCATGA
- a CDS encoding acyl carrier protein, which yields MSNEEKIALLEDSFELESGTLSENTALDQIETFDSLAKLTLIVVCDENFNKKLTGEQIKEFKTIKDILDFMG from the coding sequence ATGTCTAACGAAGAAAAAATAGCGTTACTTGAAGATTCTTTTGAACTCGAATCTGGAACATTATCAGAAAATACCGCTCTTGATCAAATTGAGACGTTTGATTCGCTGGCGAAACTAACTCTTATTGTTGTTTGTGATGAGAACTTTAATAAAAAACTCACCGGCGAACAAATAAAAGAATTTAAGACTATCAAAGACATTCTGGATTTCATGGGCTAA
- a CDS encoding SDR family oxidoreductase, which yields MHAELAGKTILITGAAVGIGKSVAVMLDSFGAKLALVDIDLESLLQLKKSLKNDWHTVYQFNFKEIHQIESLVSSVILENGKLHGYVNCVGIRSRSPLSLLKPDKIANILGINFGAVIEMVRCLSQRNRYQDGMSIVSVSSIAATRGSAAVTAYSASKAAVDAAFRCLAVELSSKNIRLNTVMPGQTNTPAYSDLMKLAASGEDPVLKRQFLGLAEPEDIANVIVFLLSEKSRFITGSSIPVDGGFLSS from the coding sequence ATGCATGCTGAATTAGCGGGTAAAACAATTCTGATCACTGGAGCTGCTGTAGGTATTGGAAAATCTGTTGCAGTGATGCTGGATTCTTTTGGTGCAAAGCTAGCTCTTGTTGATATTGATCTTGAAAGTCTTTTGCAGCTTAAAAAATCATTAAAAAACGATTGGCATACCGTTTATCAATTCAACTTTAAAGAAATTCATCAGATTGAAAGTTTGGTCAGTTCGGTGATTCTTGAAAACGGTAAGCTGCATGGATATGTGAATTGTGTGGGGATCAGGTCCCGCTCACCATTGTCACTCTTAAAGCCGGATAAGATTGCAAATATTTTAGGTATAAATTTTGGGGCTGTGATAGAAATGGTGAGGTGTTTGTCCCAGCGGAACCGGTATCAGGATGGCATGAGTATCGTTTCGGTATCCTCAATTGCTGCAACCCGTGGAAGCGCGGCAGTTACTGCTTATTCTGCCTCAAAAGCGGCAGTAGATGCGGCTTTCCGCTGTCTGGCTGTTGAACTGAGTTCTAAAAATATTCGGTTAAATACTGTAATGCCGGGTCAGACAAATACTCCTGCCTACTCTGATTTGATGAAACTTGCTGCTTCAGGGGAGGATCCAGTGTTAAAGAGGCAGTTTTTGGGTTTGGCTGAGCCTGAAGATATTGCCAATGTTATTGTTTTTTTGCTGAGTGAAAAATCAAGGTTTATTACCGGAAGTAGTATCCCGGTTGATGGGGGATTTTTAAGTAGTTAA
- a CDS encoding SDR family oxidoreductase yields MLENPFVLRNKSVLLVGGSGSTESSIAKKLLSLKAQVLLLNNSDSQDGSNYVLRTEIAADFAECDFKNNSEFESVIKNISEKHGPLHGVVYCYGIGGVRPVQLTKQKFVEDMFIANVFAFIELLRIISKKNILMEGASIVALSSVSSIRGLKSKIAYSASKAALDAAVRSAAAEFGVRSIRVNSIQKGWVSTDMQQDFIQNNMALSGDSDFSKQILGVIEPEDIANAVAFLLSNGSRMITGTALVLDGGYTI; encoded by the coding sequence ATGCTTGAGAACCCATTTGTTCTAAGGAATAAGAGTGTACTTCTGGTTGGCGGTTCAGGCAGTACTGAGTCCTCGATTGCTAAAAAGTTGCTTTCGTTAAAAGCACAGGTGCTTTTATTAAACAATTCAGACAGCCAGGATGGTTCGAACTATGTACTTAGAACAGAGATTGCGGCAGATTTCGCGGAATGTGATTTTAAGAATAATTCTGAATTCGAATCAGTTATTAAAAACATTTCTGAAAAGCATGGTCCATTGCATGGGGTGGTGTATTGTTATGGGATTGGTGGAGTTCGACCAGTTCAGTTGACAAAACAGAAATTTGTGGAAGATATGTTTATCGCAAATGTTTTTGCTTTCATTGAACTGTTAAGAATAATCAGCAAAAAAAATATACTAATGGAAGGAGCATCAATAGTTGCTCTCTCCTCTGTTAGCAGCATCAGGGGTTTAAAGTCCAAAATTGCTTATTCTGCCTCAAAGGCAGCTTTGGATGCTGCTGTTCGCTCAGCAGCAGCCGAATTTGGGGTAAGGTCAATTCGGGTCAACTCCATTCAGAAAGGCTGGGTGTCAACAGATATGCAGCAGGACTTTATTCAGAATAATATGGCATTGTCCGGCGATTCTGATTTTTCAAAGCAAATCTTAGGTGTAATTGAGCCGGAGGATATTGCCAATGCAGTAGCTTTTCTATTAAGCAATGGATCAAGAATGATTACTGGTACAGCACTTGTTCTTGATGGGGGATACACAATTTGA
- a CDS encoding acyl carrier protein, with protein MDKLIEILTDIRPDVDFANEEKLIDNAVLDSFDIVSIISVLNDEFDISIRVNELGPENFNSAGAIMKMVERLQQK; from the coding sequence ATGGACAAACTGATCGAAATACTGACTGATATAAGACCTGATGTTGATTTTGCAAATGAAGAGAAATTAATAGACAATGCAGTCCTCGACTCATTTGATATTGTTTCTATAATATCTGTTTTAAATGATGAATTTGACATTTCAATAAGGGTAAATGAGCTCGGACCTGAAAATTTTAACTCTGCAGGGGCGATTATGAAGATGGTTGAAAGACTACAGCAGAAATAA
- a CDS encoding GNAT family N-acetyltransferase has protein sequence MKLIENEEQLDDLFERYFIKKTQTNNYLLADSYHTLIRERKLYYTDSESNCALFLQKDDFFRMYYFINNVEEILNIGMGLPVVMEIIYRGENNYPKRIIDYWLNCGFANHLTRVNMQGVYDKLELSFEEFESFTIKYAESAFEIEYAKKIIDATLDKYTGDILSIIELKQYADNNCLLIAYDGGQPAGILQFEIKHGVVWLGHICVDSDFRGKGIAKKLVSRYLKDNFTSIPSRYQLWVLNNNLPALELYRKFGFTSANKFTTSLIKR, from the coding sequence ATGAAACTGATAGAAAATGAAGAACAGCTGGATGATTTATTTGAGCGTTACTTTATCAAAAAGACGCAGACCAATAATTATCTTTTAGCTGATTCTTATCACACACTAATCAGAGAGCGAAAGCTATATTATACTGATTCGGAATCGAATTGTGCCTTGTTCCTGCAGAAGGATGATTTTTTCCGAATGTATTACTTCATTAATAATGTTGAGGAAATTCTCAATATTGGCATGGGCTTGCCCGTGGTGATGGAAATAATTTATCGTGGAGAGAACAATTATCCAAAGAGGATTATTGATTATTGGTTAAATTGTGGTTTTGCAAATCATCTTACACGTGTAAATATGCAAGGTGTTTATGATAAATTAGAGTTGAGTTTTGAAGAATTTGAGAGCTTTACTATTAAGTATGCTGAATCTGCTTTTGAGATAGAATATGCGAAGAAGATTATTGATGCAACACTTGATAAATACACCGGAGATATTCTGAGTATCATAGAACTCAAGCAATATGCTGATAACAACTGTTTGTTAATTGCTTATGATGGCGGTCAGCCGGCAGGAATTTTGCAGTTTGAAATCAAGCATGGCGTGGTTTGGTTGGGACATATTTGCGTTGATTCTGATTTCAGAGGAAAGGGTATCGCAAAAAAACTGGTATCACGGTACTTAAAAGATAACTTTACTTCCATTCCCTCACGCTATCAGTTGTGGGTACTTAATAATAACTTACCGGCCCTCGAGTTATATCGAAAGTTCGGGTTTACATCTGCAAATAAATTTACGACATCTCTGATAAAAAGGTAA
- a CDS encoding amino acid adenylation domain-containing protein: protein MVTNILDYIENSEKRVPHKVVFAEEEKQVTYSELVDFGKRIGTTLLKATGNAKRKPIVVYVDRNLESLVSFVGVAYSGNFYVPIDKQMPKSRIELILQTLKPIATVVLASEVEFSRSIAPGLATIVYEEAIKNPVVAEDELARIRRFSVDTDPIYATFTSGSTGIPKGVITCQRSVVDMTEALVSTFNFDENIIVGNQNPFYFDASIKDIYCTLKCGGTMYIIPKSCFVFPAKLVDYLNKYQINLILWSAAAIALVANTGAFELEKPSSLKKVMFSGEVMHNKVLNYWRKTLPETMFVNLYGPTEITSVCSYFIADRPFGDDEPLPIGMPFKNTEILLLNEKNQPVTGDEIGEICVRGCCLALGYYNNPEKTAEAFCQNPLNDSYPEKIYRTGDLARYNSEGQIMFLSRKDNQVKHMGQRVELGEIELLINSLELIDASICFYDHDKQKIVLIFQGEDADNKYIINSIKDKFPKYMYPNIMIKLGEMPYNLNGKIDRTLLKNQYNNGELS, encoded by the coding sequence TTGGTCACGAATATTTTAGATTACATCGAAAATTCTGAAAAAAGAGTTCCTCACAAAGTAGTTTTTGCTGAGGAAGAAAAGCAGGTTACTTATTCTGAGTTGGTGGATTTTGGCAAGAGAATAGGAACTACACTTCTAAAAGCCACTGGAAATGCAAAGAGAAAACCGATTGTGGTTTATGTTGATCGGAATCTTGAAAGTCTTGTTTCCTTTGTAGGTGTCGCCTATAGCGGTAATTTTTATGTGCCTATTGACAAGCAGATGCCCAAATCCCGGATCGAACTGATTCTTCAAACGCTTAAACCAATCGCAACGGTTGTTTTGGCATCTGAAGTGGAGTTTTCTCGAAGTATAGCCCCCGGATTAGCGACCATCGTTTATGAGGAGGCAATTAAAAATCCGGTAGTTGCTGAGGATGAATTGGCTAGGATTAGGCGATTTTCGGTAGACACGGATCCCATCTATGCAACATTTACTTCAGGTTCAACGGGAATTCCTAAAGGAGTAATTACCTGTCAGCGATCAGTTGTAGATATGACAGAAGCACTAGTGAGTACTTTTAATTTTGATGAAAATATCATTGTTGGTAATCAAAATCCATTCTATTTTGATGCATCAATTAAAGACATATATTGTACCTTGAAATGCGGTGGTACAATGTACATCATTCCGAAATCATGTTTTGTGTTCCCGGCAAAACTAGTTGACTATCTGAATAAATATCAGATAAATCTCATTTTATGGTCAGCAGCTGCCATAGCACTGGTTGCGAATACAGGAGCATTTGAGCTGGAAAAGCCATCCTCCTTAAAAAAAGTCATGTTCTCGGGTGAAGTAATGCATAATAAAGTTCTTAATTACTGGCGTAAGACGCTTCCTGAAACCATGTTTGTAAACTTGTATGGGCCTACCGAAATTACTTCTGTCTGTTCATATTTTATTGCGGATAGACCATTTGGAGACGATGAACCCTTGCCGATCGGGATGCCATTTAAGAATACCGAAATTCTTTTGCTGAATGAGAAGAATCAGCCGGTAACAGGTGATGAAATAGGTGAAATCTGTGTTCGTGGGTGCTGCTTAGCCCTGGGCTATTACAATAATCCGGAGAAAACGGCTGAGGCCTTTTGTCAGAATCCTCTAAATGACAGCTACCCTGAAAAGATTTACCGTACTGGGGATCTTGCCAGATATAATAGCGAGGGTCAGATCATGTTTTTATCGAGAAAAGATAATCAGGTAAAACATATGGGGCAAAGAGTTGAACTTGGTGAAATCGAGTTGTTAATTAATTCCCTGGAATTGATTGACGCCTCAATCTGTTTTTATGATCATGATAAGCAGAAAATTGTTCTTATATTTCAAGGGGAGGACGCTGACAACAAATATATCATCAACTCCATTAAAGATAAGTTCCCGAAGTATATGTATCCCAATATTATGATAAAACTTGGGGAGATGCCATATAATCTGAATGGTAAAATAGATCGTACATTATTAAAAAATCAGTATAATAATGGTGAATTATCCTGA
- a CDS encoding ketoacyl-ACP synthase III, which produces MPVFRYNNIRIAGMASAVPKNIVRPEDFKSQFGDAEVDKFMVMTGIKETRRTSEFQTASDLGYTAADKLLSQKNIDRNEIGALVFGSTSPDYRRPGTAFVIHKRLGLSVETAVFDLGLGCSSFIYGFQVVASMMNSSDIKKAILIVGDTASKTTYPKDRASIMLVGEGSVAVLMEKCDHCSPIVSLTRSDGNGYRYLIVPGGGYRNLNANREPEICADGNERTLHHSFMQGTSVFTFTISDVPKLIKDYLSITQTSVDNYDSFAFHQANLYILKQIARKVKIPEDKMPITLGKFGNTSGASPVITLCDTYAGTLGKNINAFFCGFGVGLSWGAFSAIINTDDILPVIEDDSVFEEGIISSVKDL; this is translated from the coding sequence ATGCCAGTTTTCAGATATAACAACATTCGAATTGCAGGTATGGCAAGTGCCGTACCTAAAAATATTGTCAGGCCTGAAGACTTCAAATCGCAGTTTGGTGATGCTGAAGTTGATAAATTTATGGTAATGACTGGAATTAAAGAGACACGCAGAACCTCTGAATTTCAGACTGCTTCTGACCTGGGTTACACTGCAGCTGATAAACTGCTTTCTCAAAAGAATATTGATAGGAATGAGATCGGAGCTCTTGTATTTGGCAGTACAAGTCCTGATTACAGAAGACCTGGAACGGCATTTGTAATTCATAAAAGGCTTGGACTTTCTGTTGAAACAGCTGTCTTCGATCTTGGTCTTGGCTGCTCCTCATTCATCTACGGATTTCAGGTAGTTGCCTCAATGATGAATTCTTCAGATATAAAGAAAGCCATACTTATTGTTGGTGATACCGCTTCTAAGACAACTTATCCAAAAGATCGGGCTTCAATTATGCTGGTTGGGGAAGGTAGTGTTGCAGTGTTGATGGAAAAATGCGATCATTGCAGTCCTATTGTTTCGCTGACACGCTCTGATGGGAATGGATACAGATATCTTATAGTACCAGGTGGTGGTTACAGAAACTTAAATGCCAACAGGGAACCGGAAATTTGTGCCGATGGAAATGAACGGACATTGCATCATTCTTTTATGCAGGGTACATCAGTTTTCACCTTCACGATCAGTGATGTGCCGAAACTCATTAAAGACTATTTAAGTATCACGCAAACTTCAGTTGATAATTACGATAGTTTCGCATTTCATCAGGCGAATCTGTACATACTGAAACAGATTGCCCGGAAAGTTAAAATTCCGGAGGATAAAATGCCAATCACGTTAGGAAAATTTGGTAATACGTCAGGTGCGTCTCCGGTTATTACCCTTTGTGATACTTATGCAGGGACACTCGGTAAAAATATTAATGCTTTCTTTTGTGGATTTGGTGTGGGACTTTCATGGGGTGCGTTTTCAGCTATAATTAATACAGACGATATACTTCCAGTCATTGAAGATGATTCAGTTTTTGAAGAAGGAATAATCAGTTCTGTTAAGGATTTATAA